The Kribbella shirazensis genomic interval ATTCGGGCGACCAGACCTTGCCCTTCTCCTGGCCGGGACGGATCCCGTTGGTGTCGGCCAGCCGCCACGGGCCGCGGAGCGACGGCGCGGTCCACACGAAGATCCCGTCGTTCCACGGTCCCGCCGCGGGCCGGCCCGGTACGCGCGTCGTACCGGTGGCGACGTACAACGGGCGGCCGTCGACGACGAAGCAGTTCACGTAGGTGTCGCGCATCCACACGCGCCCGAGTTCCTCGTCGCGAGGGCGCGGTTCGAGCGGCAGAACGAAGGAGTTGTCGTCACGGGGCCACAGGTCGGGCCGGGTGTCGGCCAGTCCGTACGGCTCGAGCTCGGGCCAGGGCTGCGGGTACCGCCGGTTCGGCTCGATCGTCCCGGCGTACGCCGTCGTGGGCAGCGCGACCGCCCCGGCGACGCCGGCCAGACCAGCCAGAACCGACCTTCTGTTGATGTCCATGGGGCACACCGTAATGACGGCGATTTCATCAGTGAACAAGCGACAAAAAGGTTGCTTTGCCAGGTTTTCGCCGGGCCCGTGTCAAGCTGGATCGGTCGGCTCCGACCTCCTGGTGACGGCGCCGAAAGGCGGCGCCGACGTAGCGAAGGAGCATGACCATGTCCGCACTCCGCGTCAACAACCTCGCCATCTCGCTCGACGGTTTCGCCACCGGCGACGGCCAGTCGCTCGAGGCCCCGTTCGGGCACGCCGGCGAGCGGCTGCACGAGTGGTACGTCAGCACCCGGTTCTTCCACGCGCAGGACGGCCTGCCCGGCGGCACACTCGGCGTCGACAACGCGTTCGCCGAGCAGCACGAGCAGGGATTCGGCGCCGAGATCATGGGCGCCGGCAAGTTCGGCCCGCCGAACTGGCAGGACGACCCCGACTGGAAGGGCTGGTGGGGCCCGAACCCGCCGTTCCACACGCCGGTCTTCGTCGTCACCCACCGCCCACGGCCGTCGATCGAGATGGACGGCGGTACGACGTACCACTTCGTCGACGCCGCCCCGAGCGAGGTGCTGGAGCAGGCCCGGCAGGCGGCGGACGGCGCCGACGTACGACTCGGCGGCGGGCCGACCGTGGTGCGGGAGTTCCTGACCGCGGGGCTGGTCGACTACATGCACGTGGCGCAGGTGCCGATCCTGCTCGGCCGCGGCGTCCGCCTCTGGGACGGCCTGGAATCCCTCGAGGATGCCTTCGACATCGAGGTGGTCTCGTCGCCGAGCGGCGTCACGCACCTGACCTTCGTCGCCAAGCCGCGGTAGTCCAGCTGTCGGATGCGGCAGGCGGCGTTCGTAGGGAGGGTAAAGCAACCTTCGGAAGGAGCAGCATCATGACTGCGACTTACACCTTCGACGTCTTCAGCAGCCTGGACGGGTTCGGGGCGCACACCGGCGACTGGGGCGGGTACTGGGGCAAGCAGGGTCCCGAACTGCTGGCGCACCGTCTCGCCTTGTACAGCCAGGAGCTCCGGATGGTCTTCGGGGCCACCACGTATCGCGCCCATGCGGAGATACTTGCGTCGGGCATCGAAACCGAGGCGCTCGATCCGTGGGTGACGCGGATGAGGGAGCTGCCGGCGACCGTGATCTCGTCCACGCTGCAGGCGCCCTTGGACTGGCCGGACGCCCGCGTCGCGGGCGATCCGGTGGAGACCGTCCGGCGGCTCAAGGAAGAGTCCGACGTACCGATCCGCTCCCACGGCAGCATCACCGTGAACCGCATCCTCCTGGCGGCCGGCCTCGTCGACCGCATCCAGGTGACAGTCTTCCCGGTGATCTGCGGGCAGACCGGCGCGGACCCGGTCTTCTCCGGTGCCGGCGACTTCGACCTCGAACTACTCGATGCCCGCACCTTCGACGGTCACATCCAGGAGCTCACCTATCGCCCGACGCGGCACGTCGGACCGTGAGTCCCCCGGCCAGGATCGCGACCATCTTGCGGGCGTCGTACCGCTTGTCCTCGCCCGCACCGATGCACAGGTTGCCGATCGCGCGCATGAACTCCAGCGCCTCGACGTCCGGGCGCGCGACCTCCCCGGAGGCGCGCGCCGCGGCGAGCAGGTCGGCGCACACCGGCACGAGCCGGTCGAGGAAGTACGTGTGCAGCGCCGCGAACCCCTCCCCCTGGCTCAGCGCGCCCGCGAGGCCATGCTTCGTGACCAGGAAGTCGACGAAATCATCCACCCAGCGCAGCAGCGCGGCGTACGGCGTCGACTCGGACTCCAGGTACTCCGGTCCGGCCTGCGCGCACGCCTCGACCTGATGCCGGTAGACGGCGACGACCAGGTCCGCCCGGCTCGGGAAGTGCCGGTAGACCGTCCCGACGCCGACCCCCGCACGGGCGGCGATGTCCCGCACCGGCGCGTCGATGCCCGACACCACGAACACCGCGGCCGCCGCGTCGAGCAGCGCCTTCTCGTTGCGGCGGACATCGGCCCGCCGCCGGGGCTCACCGTCGGAGCTCACACACCCTCCTTGCGAATCGGAACATCGTTCCGTATTGTCGTTAGCGGAGCAGCGTTCCGCTTTCGGCTCCATCATGACATCAGCGGGAGGAACCATGCAGTACCGCACTCTCGGGCGTACCGGCGTCCAGGTCAGCACGCTGGCGCTCGGCGCGATGAACTTCGGCGCGATCGGGCGCACGAGCCAGGACGACGTCACCGCGCTGATCGACAAGGCGCTGGCCGCGGGCGTCAACCTGATCGACACCGCCGACATGTACTCCAACGGTCAGTCCGAGGAACTGGTCGGCCGGGCGATCGCGGGCCGGCGCGACGACGTCGTACTCGCGACCAAAGGCAGTCTGCCGATGGGCGACGACCGCAACCGGCGCGGCGGCTCGCGACGCTGGCTCACCACGGCCCTCGACAACAGCCTGCGCCGGCTCGGCGTCGAGCACGTCGATCTCTATCAGGTGCACCGGTGGGACCCGAGCACGAGTGACGAGGAGACCCTGTCGGCGCTGACCGACCTGCAACGCGCGGGGAAGATCCGGTACCTCGGTACGTCGGAGTACCCGGCGTACCGGCTGGTCGAGGCGCAATGGGCCGCCGATCGGCACCATCTCGGCCGGTTCGTGAGCGAGCAGCCGAGCTACTCGATCCTGCAGCGCGGGGCCGAGGCGGAAGTTCTGCCGGTCGCTCAGCAGTATGGGCTCGGGGTGCTCGCGTGGAGTCCACTCGCCTCGGGGTGGTTGTCCGGCGCCGTACGCGCGGGGCAGACGATGACGACGAGCCGGTCCAAGGTCATGCCGGAGCGTTTCGATACGACCATTCCGGCCAACGCCGCGAAGCTCGAGGCGGTCGAGCAGGTCGCCAAGGTCGCCGAGCAGGCCGGGTTGACGATGATCCAGCTCGCGCTCGGGTTCGTGATCGCGCACCCTGGTGTGACGAGCGCGCTGATCGGTCCGCGGACGCCGGAGCACCTCGACTCGCAGCTCGCCGCGGCCGACACCGTGCTGTCGTCCGACGTCCTCGACGCTCTCGACCTGATCGTTGCTCCGGGCATCGACCTTGCCGCTGCGGAGAAGCACGCGGTCGCACCAGCGCTGACTGAGCCGGCGCTGCGGCGGCGCTCGTGAACCCGGTGTCGTTCGGCATCATGACGCCGCCGATGCAGGTCGAGTACGCCGACGTACTGCGGTTGTGGCAGGAAGCCGACGACGTACCCGAAATCGAGCACGCGTGGGTGTTCGACCACCTGATGCCGATCGGCGGCGATCCTCACGGGCCGGTCTTCGAGGGATGGACCCTGCTTGCCGCGCTGGCCGCAGTGACCCAGCGGCTGCGTGTCGGGGTGATGGTCAGCAGCAACAGGTTCCGCCCGCCGGCGGTGCTGGCGAAGATCGCGACCACCGTCGACATCGTGTCGGGCGGCCGACTGGACTTCGGCATCGGGGCCGGTTCGCGACCGAGTCATCCGCCGGCGCGACGGGAGTACGACGCCCACGGTCTGCCGTACGACGACTTCAGCGACTCCGTCGACGCGCTGGCCGAGGCCTGCACGGTGATCCGCCGCCTGTGGACCGAGACCGAACCCTTCGACTTCCACGGGAAACACGTCCAGCTCACCGGCGCGATCGGCAACCCTCGCCCCGCTCAACCGCCACCGATCCTCATCGGCGGCCGCTCGACCCGGACCCTCCGCGTCGCCGCCGAACACGCCGACCTGTGGAACATCCCCGGCGACAACGCCCTGCCCGACGCCATCTCCCGCAGCGCCCTCCTCGACCGCTACTGCACCGAGCTGAGCCGCGACCCCTCGACCATCACGCGCTCAATCGCCCTCTCCGTCTCGTACGACGACCCGGATCTGACCCGCACCACCGCCGAAGCCGCCATCCAGGCCGGCTTCACCCACATAGTCCTGATCCTCCCCACCCCCTGGCCCCCTCACCTCGTCCACCACCTGGCCAACACGATCCGCCCCCTACTCAGCTGACCTTCAGCGGCATCAGGCCGCCGGTGCTACGGGCCTGCCAGTGCCCGTCGCCACGACGTACGCCAGGAAGTCCCGGACGTCCGCGAGTAGATCAGCCTGGTCGACGTAGCCGGAAGTGCCGGAGGCGTCGCGCAGGCGTAGGCCCTCGGTCAGAACCCGGTGCCAGCGCTCGTCGTAGTGGGTCAGTGCCCAGCGGCCGGCGCGCGACTTCGCGGTCATCTCGCCGGTGACCAAGAGGTGGTGCAGACGCACGGAGGCGAGGATGCAGTGCGTGAGCAGATAGTCGCGTTCGCGTTGGTCCGTTGGGAGGTCGGCGGGGGTTGCCCGGGCCAGGCCTTCGGCGTTGCTGCGCCAGTAGGTGTCGAGGTTGTCCACGGTGTAGTCATGCAACGCCTGCTTGTCGGTCCAGATCTGAAGAGTGGACAGCTCCGGGCCGGTGATCGTGATCCCGGCCTGGGCCAGTTCGTGCCACGTGATCATCCACGACGGCGAGGCGAGAATCTCGAGTTTCCTGGTGGGGATCATCTGCGGCACCGGCGGCAGCGTGCGCGGGTCGCATGCCAGGTCGGCGGCGAGCAGGTGCGGCCCGTCGAACCGGATCGAGGAGGATGCCACCATCTGTGCGTGGACGCCCCGCAGCGCCTCCACTTCCGCCGGCTCCGGCCGGTGGGCGAGCGTAGCGACGAAGTCGACGTCGGACTCCCGCGGCGCCCACTCGCCGAAGACCAATCCACCATGGAGGTAGAGCCCGGTCAGTAGCCCTACAGGCAACTCCCGCTCAGCCAGCAACAGGAAGCGGTCACACAGGTCTCGCACGGGGGCTGGGAGCGTCACGGGGTTTCTCCTCTGGCAGGGTGTCGTCACATGATCTCCAACCGCGGGGGCGTCGGTATGACCTCGCCCCAGCTCCTGCTCGTCGATCTCGACGGCGATCTCGTCTCGGCTTGGCGTCGGGTCTTCGCCGTTGAGATCGCTGAGGGCGCGATCGAAGTACGCCAAGGATCGTTGCTGGACGTGCTGCCGGAAGTCGACGCCGTACTGACGGCCGGGAACAGCTACGGCCAGATGGACGGGGGCGTCGACCGAGCACTCGCCGGGCACTGGCCCGGCGTCCAACGATCGGTCTGGGCAGCGGTGGCCGACGAGTACCACGGGTACCAGCCGGTCGGCACGGCGAGCGTGGTTCCTACCGGCGACGAGCGCTGCCGTTGGCTCGTGTACGCACCGACCATGCGGGTGCCGATGGCGTTGTCGGGCGGGTTGGACATCGCCGTACACGACGCTTTCTGGGCCGCTCTGTTGGCGGTCGGCCGTCACCCGGCGAAGGTCACGAGGGTTGCCGCACCCGGCTTCGGTACGGGCTACGGCCGTGTGTCACCCGCCCGAGCCGCACAGCTCATGGCCGCCGCCTACACCATGTGGGGCCTGCCGGCCACCACGCGCATTTCCCAACGCGAGGAACTCCTTCACGTGCGCTAGGGTCGCGCGATGACTCCTTCGGTCATCTTCCTCAACGGTCCGTCATCCGCCGGCAAGACGACGCTGGGTAGGGCGCTCCAGGACACCTTGGATGAGCCCTACTTGTTGATGGGCCTGGACACATGCTTCGCGATGGTGCCCGCGCAGTGGTCCGGCGGTCCGATGGGGGCTCATCGCGCGCAGGGGTTCCAGTACGTCGACCTACCGGACGAGAACGGCCAACCCGTGACCGGGATCTCGCACGGACCGGTCGGGCTGCGCATGTTGAAGGGTTTCCACCGGGCGGTGCGCGAATTCGTTGCGGCGGGCAACGCTGTCATCGTCGACGAGATGATGCTGAGCCCCGACGTACGGGACCACTGGATCACCACGTTCGCGGACCTCGACGTCCTGTGGGTCGGCGTCCAGTGCGACCTGGCCGAACTCGAACGCCGCGAGACCACCCGCAAGGGCCGCGCCGGTCTCGCCCGCTGGTCCGAGAAGCGCGTCCACGAAGGCATGCCCTACGACCTCTGGCTCGACACAACCACCCAAACCCCCGAGGCCGGCGCCCGCCAAGTCGCAACACACTGTTGACCCGGGCCAACAGACAATCCGGCTCTCCTGGCGGATCCGTGCGTTGCGGCTGGCGGCCTGTGTGATCAATGGCCTGCTGCAGCAGGCCAGCGGTGAACTAACCCGCCGTCCGCTGACGCAGGCAACGGCAGCTCAACAGGTAGTGCACCACGAGACGGTGTACACGCACAGGCGATCACGGGTAGGTGCACTACCCAGCTGTGCGGCACCTCCTGTCCAGCTGCGGATCGCTGCGTCGTACAACAGGCCAGAGCCCCGTACTACGCAGGCACCCTGGTGGGACCTCGAGCGGTCGACCCACGGATGCGTCAGGAGGGCCGACAATCCCCTAGTCCCGCGTTCGCCTCGTCCGGCGGCGACGCCTGACCGCTTGCCAGACCAAACCCGCCACGTCGAGTCGTGGAGAAAGTTCCGGACCTGTTGTCCGAGTCTCGGAAATCGGCGGTCAGACGCAACCGAGATTCACGACTCGACAAAGCCGTACGTCGTGCACGGCTACGACGGCGTGCCGGAAAATCGTGTGCGCGGCTGGGGCGGATGGGGTTGGATCGCTCATTGGTGCCGACGGTGAGAGCAGAGTGACGTCCATGAAGACCCACGCCGAGCCTCCGCTGTACGACGACCCGACGTCGTTCTATGTAACCGCCCCGGCCGTGCGGGTCGCGAATTGGCCCCGGTCGATCTGGCGGCGCCACGGCACGGTCGACGTGGACTTCTCACCCCTCGGAACGGTCACGACCTTCTCCTGGCCGTTTGTCGACGAACGCGACCGCGCCCTCGGGCACGAGATGCGGGCGGCGACGCCTGCCATACGTTCCTCCCTTGTCCTGACGGCAAAGGCTCCACTGTGACTTCCGACGGATCGACCGCCCGCAGCCGAGCTGCCGACACGAACACCGAGTTCCGGCCCGTGAGTATCGCCGACGGGATCGTCACTCGCCCCGCGTCCGCGCACACGGCGACGGTGCACGCGTTCCTCCAACACC includes:
- a CDS encoding dihydrofolate reductase family protein, which translates into the protein MSALRVNNLAISLDGFATGDGQSLEAPFGHAGERLHEWYVSTRFFHAQDGLPGGTLGVDNAFAEQHEQGFGAEIMGAGKFGPPNWQDDPDWKGWWGPNPPFHTPVFVVTHRPRPSIEMDGGTTYHFVDAAPSEVLEQARQAADGADVRLGGGPTVVREFLTAGLVDYMHVAQVPILLGRGVRLWDGLESLEDAFDIEVVSSPSGVTHLTFVAKPR
- a CDS encoding dihydrofolate reductase family protein, with protein sequence MTATYTFDVFSSLDGFGAHTGDWGGYWGKQGPELLAHRLALYSQELRMVFGATTYRAHAEILASGIETEALDPWVTRMRELPATVISSTLQAPLDWPDARVAGDPVETVRRLKEESDVPIRSHGSITVNRILLAAGLVDRIQVTVFPVICGQTGADPVFSGAGDFDLELLDARTFDGHIQELTYRPTRHVGP
- a CDS encoding helix-turn-helix domain-containing protein, which encodes MSSDGEPRRRADVRRNEKALLDAAAAVFVVSGIDAPVRDIAARAGVGVGTVYRHFPSRADLVVAVYRHQVEACAQAGPEYLESESTPYAALLRWVDDFVDFLVTKHGLAGALSQGEGFAALHTYFLDRLVPVCADLLAAARASGEVARPDVEALEFMRAIGNLCIGAGEDKRYDARKMVAILAGGLTVRRAASGDR
- a CDS encoding aldo/keto reductase; translation: MQYRTLGRTGVQVSTLALGAMNFGAIGRTSQDDVTALIDKALAAGVNLIDTADMYSNGQSEELVGRAIAGRRDDVVLATKGSLPMGDDRNRRGGSRRWLTTALDNSLRRLGVEHVDLYQVHRWDPSTSDEETLSALTDLQRAGKIRYLGTSEYPAYRLVEAQWAADRHHLGRFVSEQPSYSILQRGAEAEVLPVAQQYGLGVLAWSPLASGWLSGAVRAGQTMTTSRSKVMPERFDTTIPANAAKLEAVEQVAKVAEQAGLTMIQLALGFVIAHPGVTSALIGPRTPEHLDSQLAAADTVLSSDVLDALDLIVAPGIDLAAAEKHAVAPALTEPALRRRS
- a CDS encoding LLM class flavin-dependent oxidoreductase, which translates into the protein MNPVSFGIMTPPMQVEYADVLRLWQEADDVPEIEHAWVFDHLMPIGGDPHGPVFEGWTLLAALAAVTQRLRVGVMVSSNRFRPPAVLAKIATTVDIVSGGRLDFGIGAGSRPSHPPARREYDAHGLPYDDFSDSVDALAEACTVIRRLWTETEPFDFHGKHVQLTGAIGNPRPAQPPPILIGGRSTRTLRVAAEHADLWNIPGDNALPDAISRSALLDRYCTELSRDPSTITRSIALSVSYDDPDLTRTTAEAAIQAGFTHIVLILPTPWPPHLVHHLANTIRPLLS
- a CDS encoding aminoglycoside adenylyltransferase domain-containing protein — translated: MTLPAPVRDLCDRFLLLAERELPVGLLTGLYLHGGLVFGEWAPRESDVDFVATLAHRPEPAEVEALRGVHAQMVASSSIRFDGPHLLAADLACDPRTLPPVPQMIPTRKLEILASPSWMITWHELAQAGITITGPELSTLQIWTDKQALHDYTVDNLDTYWRSNAEGLARATPADLPTDQRERDYLLTHCILASVRLHHLLVTGEMTAKSRAGRWALTHYDERWHRVLTEGLRLRDASGTSGYVDQADLLADVRDFLAYVVATGTGRPVAPAA
- a CDS encoding macro domain-containing protein; translation: MISNRGGVGMTSPQLLLVDLDGDLVSAWRRVFAVEIAEGAIEVRQGSLLDVLPEVDAVLTAGNSYGQMDGGVDRALAGHWPGVQRSVWAAVADEYHGYQPVGTASVVPTGDERCRWLVYAPTMRVPMALSGGLDIAVHDAFWAALLAVGRHPAKVTRVAAPGFGTGYGRVSPARAAQLMAAAYTMWGLPATTRISQREELLHVR
- a CDS encoding chloramphenicol phosphotransferase CPT family protein, whose product is MTPSVIFLNGPSSAGKTTLGRALQDTLDEPYLLMGLDTCFAMVPAQWSGGPMGAHRAQGFQYVDLPDENGQPVTGISHGPVGLRMLKGFHRAVREFVAAGNAVIVDEMMLSPDVRDHWITTFADLDVLWVGVQCDLAELERRETTRKGRAGLARWSEKRVHEGMPYDLWLDTTTQTPEAGARQVATHC